AAAAATATTAGCTTGACAGTAAACATAGTCTAACACCTTGGCATTTTCACCTTTGCAAAatggcaaaaataaaaaatagaaattcgACTATATTTTTGAACCACAAAACATTTTACACTCAGAAcgttatttcaattaaaaacaaaacCAACTAATTAAATCATCACCAACTTGTCATGTCAACCTTATATTCTTCAGGGTAAAAATTGTGTACCCCATGCAAATAATTGCATAACTGATctccgatcataatcacaccAATCCTTTTACACAGTAACTACATCATGGTGCACTGTATATCAAAACAACGACGAGTAACAGTCGATAAAGCTTTAACCAGCAAATAATTGCCTCCGTTCCAACCTATAATCTCCCTTCACCACACAATTGACAACTACGAACATCTACCTCTGCAACAAGTTGCACAGTCCCGGCAAATCGATCGTCCGCTAAACATCTGCGCAAGCGTTTACCTGTCGCGTAAATACAACATCGTTGATTCAGTAATTTCTTCGACTTCGATGAGTAGCCATGAGCAACGAGTTTATGGTTCAGAAGTTTATTTCTCAGAAGGAGCTCGATGGTCTGAGCGACTATAGTCTCCAGCTGAACCGCTGGCTGTTAAAACCAATAGGTGTTTGGCCGAAATCGTTCTACACGTCCAACATCGAAAAAATTGTTTCCTTAATTTCGAACATGATCTGTTACTGTTCGATCGTGATCACGGTCGTTCCTTGCATACTGCATCTGACGTTCGAGGACATTGATTTTCGTACGAAGCTGAAGGTGTTTGGTCCCATGACGCACTGGTTCGCTGGGGGAATTAATTACACCACGTTGTTGGTACGCGGCGAAGAAATTCGTCACTGTATGAAACAAATGCAGAATGATTGGCGAACTGTGAGCAGTCCGGAAGTGCAGCAGGTGATGTTGAAGGACGCGAAATTTGGTCGCAACATGGCTACGTTCTGCACCGTCTTCATGCAGGGAGGGGTTCTGTGCTACTGCGCCGCCATGGCGTTAACCAAGGAAATCGTTCAAGTCGGAAACGAAACCAGGACCATACACACGTTGCCAATTGCGGTTTACAAGAAGCTAATACCCGTGGATACGAGTCCCACTAATGAGATTGTTCTTGCGGTGCAAGTTTTGGCCGCCATCATCGTTAACTGTACCGTTGTTGGGGCTTTCAGCTTGGCCATTGTGTTCGCGGCACATGCTCATGGTCAATTGGATGTGTTGAACATGTGGATCACGGAGTTTGTGGATCAATCGAGGAATTCAAGTAAGAAAGTACGGTGGAATGGCATTGGAGTGTTCGTGAATAACCATACCAACGTTTTAAGGTAATTTTGTGTGTTTAAAGTCGTGTTGGTTTTTGTTAAACTTTGATTGGTTGCAGTTTTATAGAACACATTGAGCATGTGATGAATGTGATATGCTTTACGGAACTGTGTCAGTGTACGATGTCTATATGCTTTCTTTGTTATTATATTCTTACGGTAGGTTGAAAAGGGTTGGGAATATAGTGGGCTCTTGGTATATTGCAGGTGATAAGATTGAAGCGTTAAGGTCAGAAGATGTGACGAATAGAACACGTTGACAATATGATGCATGTCAAATTTGATGTGTATAAAATTCAGTACGTATTGAATAATTCCGATTATAACGTATTCCAAGTATCACATGTGTCAAAT
Above is a window of Megachile rotundata isolate GNS110a chromosome 12, iyMegRotu1, whole genome shotgun sequence DNA encoding:
- the LOC100876750 gene encoding uncharacterized protein LOC100876750, whose translation is MSNEFMVQKFISQKELDGLSDYSLQLNRWLLKPIGVWPKSFYTSNIEKIVSLISNMICYCSIVITVVPCILHLTFEDIDFRTKLKVFGPMTHWFAGGINYTTLLVRGEEIRHCMKQMQNDWRTVSSPEVQQVMLKDAKFGRNMATFCTVFMQGGVLCYCAAMALTKEIVQVGNETRTIHTLPIAVYKKLIPVDTSPTNEIVLAVQVLAAIIVNCTVVGAFSLAIVFAAHAHGQLDVLNMWITEFVDQSRNSSKKVRWNGIGVFVNNHTNVLSFIEHIEHVMNVICFTELCQCTMSICFLCYYILTEWHEHDIHNLTTYVIILVSVTFNVFIMCYVGELLTKQCNRIADVIYSTNWYYLPCKNVLDLTVIITRSSMVTKITAGKIIYMSMYTFGAVLKTSFTYLNILRQMT